The window TGCTCCCATAAATCCTTGAAGTTTTGTAAACTCTTTTTCTCCAATCATATTAGAAACTAAATCAGCTTTTGCTAGTAAAATTGTTCTATCAATCGTTTCTTTTCTAGTTTCCATTCCTGTAGCTTCTATTAAATAATCTGCTATTTTTTGAGATCTTTCAATTTTGTTATATATAGTTCCTAAATCTTTTTGGAATACAACTTGTTTTAATTTCTCAACATTTTCTACTAGAGGCTTCTTTAAATCTTCGTGGTAGAAGAATCTTGCATCAGCAAGTCTCGCAGATAAAACCTTCTCATTTCCTTTTCTAACTTGTTCAGAATCTTCAATACCATTTCTAATTACAACAAATTTAGGTAAAAGTTTTCCTTCTAAATCTAAAATAGGAAAATATCTTTGGTGAACTTGCATAGATATAATTAAAACATCTTGAGGTACTTCTAAGAAATCAGAATTAAATGTTCCAACTATTGGATATGGATATTCAACTAAGTTTGCAACCTCTTTTAATAAATCTTCATCTACTAAAACTTGCTCATTAGAATCCTCGCATTTTTCTTTTATAAGTTTCTTAATTAAGTTCTTTCTCTCTTCAACATCTATAATTACATTATTTTCTTTTATTTTTTCAAAATATTCATCAATAGTAGAAACCTCAAAATTACTTCCAAAGAATCTATGTCCTCTAGATGCTCTTCCACTTTTTATTCCTTCTATTTCAAAATTTACTATTTCTCCATCTACTAAAGCTAAAAACCATTGAATTGGTCTAGCAAACTTTAATTTTTTCATTCCCCACTTCATTGATTTAGGGAAGTTTATCTCTAGTACCAATTCTTTTAAAAGATCAGAAAGTAGAGCTTTTGTACATTCACCTTTTAAAAACTTTCTAACTGCTATATACTCCCCTTTAGGAGTTTCTATGATTTCTAAATCTGTAGCTTCTACGCCTTGAGATTTAGCAAATCCTAATCCTGCTCTTGAAATCTCTCCATTTTCACCAAAAGCAACTTGCTTTGCAGGTCCCATATTTAAGATATCTAAGTTTTCTTGAGTTTCTGCCAATCCCTCTACTAAAACAACCAGTCTTCTTGGTGTTCCAAAAGTTTTTATTTCATCAAATTTTATTCTTTTTTCATTTAACTTACCTTCTAAGTTCTCTTTCATCTCTTTTAGAGTTTGAACAAGGAATCTTGCAGGTAACTCTTCCATTCCTATTTCAAAAAGTAATCTCACTTTCTATTCCTCCTCTTTTTTCCTTTTACTTTTTTTTCAGTAAAGGGTATCCTAGTTCTTTTCTATTTTGTACAAATACTTCTGCACATCTCTTAGCTAGGTTTCTAACTCTTAAAATATAAGCCATTCTCTCTGTTGTAGAGATTGCTCCTCTTGAGTCTAGAACGTTGAATGTGTGAGAACATTTTAAAACATAGTCATATGCTGGCATTACTAAATTTTCATTTAATGCTCTATCAGCTTCTTTTTCATAATCATCAAACCATCTAAAGTGACTCTCTAAGTCTGCTACTTCAAATGAATATTTTGAATTTTCATACTCATACTGATATCTCATATCTCCATATTTAATTCCTGGTGCCCACTCTAAATCATACACATTTTCTTTATTTTGAATATATAATGCCAATCTTTCTAATCCGTATGTTATTTCAACAGGAACAACTTCTAACTCTAATCCTCCAACCTGTTGGAAATATGTAAACTGAGTTACTTCCATTCCATCTAACCATACTTCCCATCCTAATCCCCATGCTCCTAATGTTGGTGACTCCCAATCATCTTCAACAAAACGAATATCATGTTTTAAAGGATCGATTCCTAAAACTTTTAGTGATTCTAAATAAAGTTCTTGAATATTATCTGGTGATGGCTTCATTACAACTTGAAATTGATGGTGTTGATAAACTCTATTTGGATTTTCTCCATATCTACCATCCTTTGGTCTTCTTGATGGCTCAACATATGCTACATTCCATGGTTCTGGTCCTAAAGACATTAAAAATGTATTCGGATTAAATGTTCCAGCTCCTGTTTCTATATCGTATGGATTCCCAATGATACACCCTTTTGAACTCCAATACTGCTGAAGAGCAAATATCATCTCTTGAAATGTCATTTCACTTCCTCCTAATCTTTCTTTTTCCTTTTACTATCTAGCAAGCTATCTATTATTATTAAAATAACTCCTATATTTATCCAAATATCAGCTAAATTAAATACAAATACCCATATACCTCTAAAGTCAATCATATCAATAACAAAACCTCTATAAATTCTGTCTATTATATTTCCGATCGCTCCACCTAAAATAAATGAATACCCTAACCTCTCTATAACTGATAACTTTTTTCTATTTTTAAAAAAATAAAATCCTAATCCAATTATTACTAAAACAGTTAAAATAGAGATTATATCTAATTTACCTTGAAACATTCCAAAAGCAATACCTCTATTTTTTACATATGTAAGATGGAAAAACTCTCCCACAATTGGGAAAGTTTGACCTTCTACTAACCATGTATCGACTTCATATTTGGATATTTGATCTAGAAAAACTAATAAAAATATTATCCCTATATATAACACAGCTCACCTCTTTGAATAATTAATCAGCTAGTGCTGTCGTACATCTTGGACACACTGTTGGATGCTCTGGATTAGTTCCTAACTCTGTCGAGTATTTCCAACATCTTTCACACTTCTCTCCATCTGCATGCTCAACTTTTACAAATAAAGCTTCTTGCTCCTCACCTTTTACAAATGAATCATCTTTTTCATTAGCAATTACTAATTGAGAAACGATAAATACCTCTTCTAAAATCTCTTTATTATCTTCTAAGAATTTTACTAACTCTGCATTATCTGCACTTAAAATAACTTTTGCATCTAAAGAGTTTCCTATTATCTTATTTTCACCTTGTCTTGCTAACTCTAATGTTTTATTAACATCTTTTCTTAACTTTACAATCTCTTCCCACTTTGTATCTAATTCATCATTTAAGTATTGATCATTGTTTACATACCAATCAGTTAATAATACTGACTCAGAATCCTTTAATGATTCTGGTAAAGTTTCCCAAATCTCTTCAGCTGTAAATGATAATATAGGTGCTACCATTTTAGTTAATGTTACTAAAACTTCTGACATTACTGTCTGTGCTGCTCTTCTTTCTTTAGAATCAGCTTTTTCAGCATATAATCTATCTTTGATTATATCTAAATAGAATGCTGACATATCAATTCCTGAGAAATAGTGAATTTCTTGGAATAAATTATAGAACTCATATTTTTCATATGATTCTGTTACTACCCTTTTTAATCTTTCTAACTTATTTAATGCCCACTTATCAATTTCCATTAAGTCCTCATAAGCTACTGCATCTGTTAACGGATTAAAATCTGCTGAGTTTCCTAATATATATCTAGCTGTATTTCTTACTCTTCTGTAAGCTTCTGCCATTTGTTTTAAAATATTATCAGATATTTTTACATCTTCTCTATAATCAACTGATGCACACCATAATCTTAGTATATCTGCTCCATAAACTTTGATTATATCTTGCGGAGCCACAACATTTCCTACAGATTTTGACATTTTCTTACCTTCTCCGTCATTTACAAATCCGTGAGTTAATAACATTTTAAATGGTGCATCTCCTGTTGATCCAACTGATGTCAATAGTGATGTTTGGAACCATCCTCTATGTTGATCTGATCCTTCTAAATATAAGTCAGCCGGTCTGTGTAATCCCTCTCTAGTCTCTAAAACCGATCTATGAGATACTCCTGAGTCAAACCAAACGTCCATTATATTTGTTTCTTTTCTTAATTCTAATCCTTTTAGATTATACTTAACTAATAGATCTTCTCCAATTAATTCCTCAGCCGAATATTTTACCCAAGCTGCTGACCCTTCTTTTTTAACAAGTTCAATAACTCTATCTAAAATTTCTCTTTCGAATATCTCTTTTCCTGTTGCTTCATTATAGAATACAGGAATTGGTACTCCCCATGTTCTTTGTCTTGAGATACACCAGTCAGGTCTTGTCTCTAACATAGAACCTATTCTATTTCTTCCCCACTCTGGAACAAATTTAACATCATCTAAAGCTCTTAATGCCTTTTCTCTTAAATCTGAACCTTCACATCTTATAAACCACTGCTCAGTTGCTCTAAAGATTACTGGAGTTTTTGATCTCCAGTCATGAGGATAAGAGTGCTCAAACTCTTTGTAGCTTAATAAGTGCCCTGTTTCTGTTAAGTGCTCTGCTATAACTTTATTTGCTTTTTTATAGAATAATCCAGCAAATTGTCCAGCTTCCTCTGTTAATACACCTTTATTATTAATTGGAGAAATGATTGGTAATCCGTATCTAACTCCTACAACATAGTCATCTTGACCATGTCCTGGTGCAGTATGTACAACTCCTGTTCCTGCTTCAGCAGTTACATGTGTTCCTAGTACCACTTTTCCTGTTCTATCTAAGAATGGATGTTTATATGTTAAGTTCTCTAAGTCAGCTCCAACAAACTCCTTTACTAGCTCCATCTCTTTTATTCCCATGTCGCTAAATGCCTTATCTGCTAAAACTTTTGCTAAAATTAGATTTCCTTTTTCTGTTTTATATATTCCGTACTCAAACTCTCCATTTAAAGCAATTCCTGTATTTGCAGGTAAAGTCCATGGAGTAGTTGTCCAAATAACTAGATATAATGGTTCTGTCATTCCTAACTTATCCATAATCTCTTTGTTTGCTTCCATTTTTACATAAATAGATGGAGAAACATGATTTTTATACTCAATTTCAGCTTCTGCTAAAGCTGTTTCTGTTACTGGCGACCAGTAAATTGGCTTTAATCCTTTAAAAATATATCCATTTTCATAAAGCTCACCAAATACTTCTAATTGCTTTGCTTCATACTCAGGGTTTAAAGTTAAGTATGGCTTATCCCACTCTCCTAAAACTCCTAATCTTTGGAATCCTTCTTTTTGAATTTCTACCCATTTTTTAGCGTACTCTGTACATTTCTCTCTGATTTCAAGAGGTGACATCTCTTTCATTTTTGCACCTAATTCTTCACTTACCTTTAATTCTATCGGTAATCCATGAGTATCCCATCCTGGAACGTAAGGCACTGTGTATCCAGATAATCTTTTATACTTTAAAATTATATCTTTTAATATTTTATTTAAAGCATGACCTATATGGATTCCACCGTTTGCGTATGGAGGTCCATCGTGAAGTATAAATGTTTTACTTCCCTTTTGTAATCCCTTTTCATAAATTTTTTCGTCATCCCATTTTTTTAAGATGTTTGGTTCCTTCGTTGGTAAGTTTGCCCTCATTTGGAAACTTGTTTTCGGAAGGTTCAACGTTTTCCCGTAATCTCTTTCTTCCATTAGACTTCCTCCTTATATGCATTTAAAGTTATTTTTACTTCTGTATTGCTACCCTCTTCTGAAAAATGTTTTATTACCCCACCATGATCTTTAATTATTTTATGAGTAAAAAATAATCCTAATCCTAATGTTTGTGGAGAATAGCTTATAAACGGTTCGTATATCTCTTCTAATTGTTTTGGTGATAGCCCTATACCGTTATCAATAATTTTTAATTCTATTTTTTCATTAATTTTTCTCTTTGATAAAATTATATCAATTCTTCTGTTACTCTCTTTATTTAATAAAGCGTTATACGCATTATCTATAAGTTCTTTTATTACTTTTTGAAGTTTTCGTTTACTACCTAAAACTGTTCCACTTGTAGCATTAAAAAAAGATACTGAAATATTTGCACTTTTAAATTTCTTACTATATTGAATAATCGTTTCATTTATTATTTTATCTAAACAAACTCTCTCATACGTGTCTTCAATTTCTTCAGAATAAGCTTTTAATGATTCATTATCCTCTTTAATTCTAGCTAGATAAGGCTTAATTATAGTTAATTCCTCTATTATCTTTTCGCCAGGATTTTCAGAATCAACACACTCCAATAATTTCTCAACAACTTCACCTCTTAATCTCAAGAACCGTGTTGCTAATTTTTCTATTGTCGTAACTCTTTGACTCTCTAAAGTATCTAAAATCGTTTCTTTATTATTTATTCCTATAGAGAAATTCATCGAAAGAAGATTTAGTAATTCTAACTCTTCTTGATTTATTCTAATATCCTTAGTATAGTTATCTACAACTATCACTCCTGAAAATTTTCCAGCTCCATGAATTGGAAAAATAAAAAAGTTTTTTAATCCAATTGCTTTAAGAACATCATTCCCTAAATCATACTTATATCCAGCGTCATTTTTATAAATTATTTTTTGCTCTTTGAAGGACTTAGCTAATAAATTTTCAGTATTAATTGGAACTTTTGTAAATAAAACTAACTCTTTTAAATTTTTTAATTGAAATTTAAAACCTTTTTTACTTTCTTCTGCTAAAGTTCGATTGATAGAAATTTCTTCTCCTATCAAATAATCATTTTCTCTACTATAACGAAAATACATTGCTCTACTATAACCTAAACCAACCTCTGATGTAAATCCTGAAACTAGTTTTTTAATAGTCTTAAACGTATCTTGCTCTATATTCATTCCCATTAAAAGCTTATCAATAGCTTCGATCCTCTCAATATTTCTAACTAGTTCTTTATTTTGTATAGTTAAATCTTCTTGAGCAATATTTAATTTTTCAATCATCTCTTTAAAAGAAATTGATAAAGATCTTATTTCTCCTTGACCAACTACCTTTATGTCCTCAACTTTTTCTCCTTTTGAGATTTGGTCTGCTAAATCTGCAATTTGAGTAAGAGGCATTAGTAATTTTCTAAACACTTTGCTTGAAATTGTTGAACTTATAATCATAATTAACAAGACTAAAATTCCAATATAAATAGATGTCATTAATTTTTCTTCTGTTAATCTCTCTTTAGAAAGAGAAAGTATAAAACTTCCTAAATAACTATCATTATAACCTATTAAATTATAAATTCCAACATAATATGATAAACCATTTATTTTTTTATTCAAATAATAGTTTTTATAGTCTTTTTTTAAAATTTCCCTATACGTTCTATTTGAAAAGAAAAACTTAGCTTGAAGTTCCTCTTTATCTGGACTATTTGTCACAAAATATACTCTATCTTTTGAACTTAATTCTAATCCATCTGTTAAAGAAGTTAAAAAATCTCTATTTATTGGAATCGAAACCACTAAATAATATGTTGTAGTTTCATTTCCATAAGGAATTACAACTCTTGCATATATTTTATTATCAACACTAGCTAAATAATAACCTGTTTCTTCAAATTCTTTTTTACTAGAAGTCTCGAGTAAAATATGAATATTATCTTCATTTAAAGTACCTAAATTACCTCGATTTCCATACTCTCCTAGCAATTCTCCATCCGAAGAAATAATAGTTATTACTGAATTATAATAATTTCTGAAATCTTCTTTTAATAAGTTGTACTTTAGCATTTCTGCTATTTGTTGATTCCCTTCACTAATTCTATATTTTCCAATTTCTTTATAAACATCATTTCTTATCTCTCCAAAATAGGATTTATAGTTTCCCATCAAAAGATTCATTTTATTTTTAGTTGTATCTTCTATCCTTTGTTCCATATCTTGAAAAGAGGTCAAGATAACAACTATAGCAATTAAAATTGAAGTTAAGAATATTGCTATATCATTGTAAAAAATTATTTTTATTAACAAGGAATCTTTTCTTATTTTCATCCTCTAAAGCCCCTTTTTAGTTAGTCCAACTCTTTCCCTTTCTTTATCTATATCCTTTATTTTTACCTTTATAATTTGTCCCACTGATAGAACTTTACCTGGATCATCTATAAATCTATCTGAAATTTCTGAAATATGAAGTAAAGCATCATTTTTTAGTCCAATATCTATAAAAGCTCCAAATTTCACAACATTTCTTACTGTTCCTTCTAACTCCATTCCTGGTTGAAGATTATCAATTTTTAAAATATCAGATTTTAAAAGTGGTTTTTGAATACTATCTCTAGGATCTCTTCTCTCTTTAACTAAAGCATCGTAAATATCTTTTACTGTTTCATACCCACAGTCATTTTCTTGAGCAAATTTTTTATAATCAAAATTTGCCAATATTTCTTTAGCTTTATTTAATTCATCAGCATAATTTTTTAAAGATAGACCTATTGATTTCAAGATTTTTTCAGCAGTATTATATGATTCTGGATGTATTATTGTGTTATCTAAGGTATTTTCACCATCTAAAATAATTAAAAATCCAGCCATTTGTTCATATGCCTTGGCTCCTAAACCTTTTACTTTCAATAGCTCTTTTCTATTTTTAAAATTACCATTTTCTTTTCTATAATCTACAATACTCTTTGCCACACTTTTTTTAACTCCCGATACATATGACAATAATGCCCATGATGCAGTATTTACATTAACTCCTACACTATTTACAACAAGCTCTATTACTTCAGTCAATGATTGATCTAATCTTTTTTGATTAACATCATGTTGATACATTCCCACACCTATTGATTTTGGGTCAATTTTTACTAGCTCTGCTAAAGGATCTTGGATTCTTCTTCCTATTGAAATCGCTCCTCTAACGGTTACATCTAAATCTGGAAATTCCTCTACTGCTATCTTAGAAGCTGAATATATTGAAGCTCCTGCTTCATTTCCTATTAAGTATTTCACATCTCTATCTACAGTTTTTAAAACTTCTGCAACAAAACTTTCTGTTTCTCTTGATGCAGTTCCATTTCCAATAACAATTATATCAATTTCATATTTTTTTATAAAATCTTTCATTTTTCTTTCTGCATCTTTCAGTTGATTTTCATGATGCATCTCTTTTACTAGATAAAACACTGTATTTTCTCTAAAAAAACCATTCTTATCTATAACTGCAACCTTGCATCCTGTTCTATAACCCGGATCTAAAGCAAGTATATTTTTTTCATAAAGTGGTGGTTGCATTAAAAGATTTTTTAAATTTTCTTTAAATACAATAATTGCTTCATCCTCTGCTTTTTCTGTTAAAATATTTCTAACTTCTCTTTCAATAGAAGGTAAAATCAATCTATCTAAAGCATCTATTACAATCTCTTTATGGAAAAAATTCAACTCTTTATTTACAAAGTCTTTTAAAAGATATCTTTCTAGAATTTCTCTATCTTTTTCTTCAAAATTTAAAGAGATCGTTAATACTCCCTCATTTTCTCCTCTATTTAAAGCTAAAATTCTATGAGATAAAGCTTTATTTACAGGTTCTGTATATTCATAATAATCTTTATACACATGCTTTACATCTAATTCATCTGCTTTTTTACTTTTTTTAGCCACAATAATAGCTTTTTTCAACATTTCTTCTCTTAATTTTTCTCTATACTCTAATGTTTCAGATAAATTTTGAGCTACAATTAGTTTAGCTCCTTCAATAGCTTTTTCAATACTTTCTACTTCGTCTGTTATAAACTTTTGAGCTTCTTTTTCAAGATCAGCTATTGTTTTTAACTCATAAATTTTTTGTGCTAATGGTTCTAATCCTTGCTCTTTTGCTGTATCAGCTTTAGTTTTTCTTTTTTTCTTAAAAGGAAAATATAAATCTTCTACATTTTGTAACTTTTCAGCTAACTGTATTTGCTTTTTTAATTCTTCAGTTAATTTTCCTTGCTCTTCAATTAACCTTATAACTTCTTCTTTTCTTGTTTCTAAATTTCTTAAGTAAACTATTAATTCAGATATTTTCAAAATATTTGTTTCGTCTAAATTTCCAGTAACTTCTTTTCTATATCTTGCTATAAACGGAACAGTTGAACCTTCATCTAAAAGTTTTATTGTATTAGTTATTTGTTCAATATTTAATCCAGTTTCTTTAGCAATTCTATTAAAGAGTGTATCCATTAATCCATCTCCTTTTCATAGTTGAATTTACCTCGTATTATACCATATTTTAATAATCAATGTCTAACACAAACAGAAAAAAAAGGTGCCTTTTCAGGCACCTAAAGTTATGCAATTAGTTTTTCTTTGCAGCTTCGAACTTTGCCCAAACTCCAGCTTTATCTAATAAAGACTTAACTGTTCTTGTTGGTTGTGCTCCGTTCATAAGGAACTTAACGATCTCTTCCTCTTTAAGAGTTACTTTTCCTTCCTCTAATGGATAGTAGTTTCCTAAATAAGCTACTGCCTTTCCATCTCTTCTTGATAAAGCTTCCATTGCAGCTATTCTGTATACAGGTCTCTTTTTGCTTCCCATTCTAGTTAATCTTAATTTTAACATTTAAAATCACTTCTCCTTTTATATTTCTATTTTTTTATTTTTGGTAGTACTTCTAATCTCTATTTAAAATGGAAACTTCATTCCACCTTTTCTTCCACCCATTCCAGGAAGTTGTGGGAACTTTCCAGTTGAGAACATCTTCATCATTTCTCTCATCTGCTCAAATTGCTTTAATAATTTATTTATATCAGCAACTTCTGTTCCACTACCCTTTGCTATTCTTTGTTTACGACTAGCTTTTAAAATTTCAGGTTTTTTTCTTTCTTCTCTAGTCATAGATTGGATAATGGCTTCTACTTTTTTCATTTCTTTTTCAGCTGGTGCTAAATCACCAATTTGTCCCATCCCAGGAATCATCTTTAAAATGCTTCCTAAAGAACCTAATTTTTTAATATTTTGTAATTGTTTTAAAAAATCATCTAAATCAAACTTTTGAGTTCTAATTTTTTCTTCAAGAGACTTTGCATCCTCTTCTCCTATTGCTTCTTGAGCTTTTTCAACTAAAGAAACAACATCTCCCATTCCTAAAATTCTTGATGCCAATCTTTCTGGATGGAATAATTCTAAGTCATCAATTTTCTCTCCTGTTCCAACAAATTTAATTGGTTTTCCTACTACCGATTTAACAGAAAGTGCTGCTCCACCTCTAGTATCCCCATCAAATTTTGTTAGTACTACTCCATCAATACTTAATGCATTATTAAACGACTGTGCAAGATTTACAGCATCTTGTCCAATCATAGCATCAACTACTAATAAAATTTCTTGAGGTCTAACTACTTTTTTAACCTCTTTTAATTCTTCCATTAATTTTTCATCTATATGTAATCTTCCTGCAGTATCTATTATTAAATATGTTGCTCCTGCTTCTTTGGCTTTTTGTAGTCCTCTTTCACAAATTCCTACAGCATCGTTACTTCCTAATTCAAAATAAACATCTACTCCTATTTGTTGAGCTAAAACTTCTAATTGCTTCATAGCTGCAGGTCTATAGATATCCGCACCTATCAAGTAAGGTTTTTCCCCTTGCTTTTTTAAGTACTTTGCTAACTTACCAGCAAATGTTGTTTTTCCTGCTCCTTGAAGCCCTGCAAGCATTACTACAGTTGGATTTTTAGCACTTTTTGTAAGTCTCGAATTAGTTCCACCAAGTAGTTCTATCAATTCATCGTTTACTATTTTTATAAATTGTTGCCCAGGATTTATTCCAGTTAATACTTCAGATCCTATAGCTTTTTCTTGAATTTTTGCAACAAAATCTTTTACAACTTTGTAGTTTACATCGGCCTCTAGTAAAGACATTCTAACTTCACGTAAAGCCTCTTTTATATTACTTTCGCTTAGTTTTCCATGACCTCTTACTTTTTTCATTATGTCTTGGAATCTATTTCCTAAATTTTCTAACATTGGCCACCCCTACTAAAAGTTTTTTTCGATTATTTTCTCTAGATTTTCAATTTTAAAATTTTTCTTTAAATCTTCTAACTGCGCTAAAAGTTCTAAATCTCTTTTATAAAATCCTATCTTTTTTTCATAATCTCTTAAAATCTTTATTCCTCTTTTTATGTTATCATAGACAGCTTGTCTACTTACATTATATTTCTTTCCAATCTCAGTTAGAGAAAGATCTTCCTCGAAGTGCTCTAACAAATATTCTTTTTGTCTATCACTCAAAAGATTTCTATAATAGTCAAGCAGAATAGAGACTTCTAACATCTCATTCAATTCCATAATATCACCAACATATTATATATAAGTTCACATTTTTTGTCAAGCATTTTTTCTTTACAAAACTTTAAGTTTTTTTACCTCTCTCTCTATGTTATAATTAATTTAAACAAAATATTTGAGGTGATTTAGTGAACTTAAAAGAAAATATAAAAAATATAATTCTTGAAATAAATAGAGAGAATAACTTAATTTCTAGTGAAGTTATTGAAAATACACCCAATCGAATAGAGTCTTTTTATAAAGAGATTTTCTCTGGACTTAATATAAATCCGTATGATTTTTTAAAAAGAACATTTCCTGTTAATAACAATGATTTAGTTATTGAAAAAAATGTTGCTTTTTACTCTATGTGCGAACACCATTTTTTACCATTTTTTGGAAAAATATCTGTAGGTTATATTCCAAATGGAGAAATAGTTGGGTTTGGAGATATCATAAAAATTATTGAAGCATATTCTAAAAGGCCTCAACTCCAAGAAAG of the Cetobacterium sp. NK01 genome contains:
- the glyS gene encoding glycine--tRNA ligase subunit beta, translating into MRLLFEIGMEELPARFLVQTLKEMKENLEGKLNEKRIKFDEIKTFGTPRRLVVLVEGLAETQENLDILNMGPAKQVAFGENGEISRAGLGFAKSQGVEATDLEIIETPKGEYIAVRKFLKGECTKALLSDLLKELVLEINFPKSMKWGMKKLKFARPIQWFLALVDGEIVNFEIEGIKSGRASRGHRFFGSNFEVSTIDEYFEKIKENNVIIDVEERKNLIKKLIKEKCEDSNEQVLVDEDLLKEVANLVEYPYPIVGTFNSDFLEVPQDVLIISMQVHQRYFPILDLEGKLLPKFVVIRNGIEDSEQVRKGNEKVLSARLADARFFYHEDLKKPLVENVEKLKQVVFQKDLGTIYNKIERSQKIADYLIEATGMETRKETIDRTILLAKADLVSNMIGEKEFTKLQGFMGADYALKSGESELVAKGIEEHYYPRYQGDFLPKGVEGIIAGISDRIDTLCGCFGVGIIPSGSKDPFALRRAALGIVNIVLDSNLNISLKALVERALDTLAAAGVLKRDKAEVLNEVMEFFKQRALNVFTEMGYSKDIVSAVVDKSFDNLVDTLLRIKAVDEFTKMDSFNNLVSLMKRVGNISKGFEGVMVDPNLLKEEIEKELFDKSQEVARDAKEMLVAKNYIGYLNVLLSTEDIINRYFESIMVMDKDEVIKNNRLSQLNYIATIFNKMVNLTLIEEKK
- the glyQ gene encoding glycine--tRNA ligase subunit alpha — its product is MTFQEMIFALQQYWSSKGCIIGNPYDIETGAGTFNPNTFLMSLGPEPWNVAYVEPSRRPKDGRYGENPNRVYQHHQFQVVMKPSPDNIQELYLESLKVLGIDPLKHDIRFVEDDWESPTLGAWGLGWEVWLDGMEVTQFTYFQQVGGLELEVVPVEITYGLERLALYIQNKENVYDLEWAPGIKYGDMRYQYEYENSKYSFEVADLESHFRWFDDYEKEADRALNENLVMPAYDYVLKCSHTFNVLDSRGAISTTERMAYILRVRNLAKRCAEVFVQNRKELGYPLLKKK
- the ileS gene encoding isoleucine--tRNA ligase, with amino-acid sequence MEERDYGKTLNLPKTSFQMRANLPTKEPNILKKWDDEKIYEKGLQKGSKTFILHDGPPYANGGIHIGHALNKILKDIILKYKRLSGYTVPYVPGWDTHGLPIELKVSEELGAKMKEMSPLEIREKCTEYAKKWVEIQKEGFQRLGVLGEWDKPYLTLNPEYEAKQLEVFGELYENGYIFKGLKPIYWSPVTETALAEAEIEYKNHVSPSIYVKMEANKEIMDKLGMTEPLYLVIWTTTPWTLPANTGIALNGEFEYGIYKTEKGNLILAKVLADKAFSDMGIKEMELVKEFVGADLENLTYKHPFLDRTGKVVLGTHVTAEAGTGVVHTAPGHGQDDYVVGVRYGLPIISPINNKGVLTEEAGQFAGLFYKKANKVIAEHLTETGHLLSYKEFEHSYPHDWRSKTPVIFRATEQWFIRCEGSDLREKALRALDDVKFVPEWGRNRIGSMLETRPDWCISRQRTWGVPIPVFYNEATGKEIFEREILDRVIELVKKEGSAAWVKYSAEELIGEDLLVKYNLKGLELRKETNIMDVWFDSGVSHRSVLETREGLHRPADLYLEGSDQHRGWFQTSLLTSVGSTGDAPFKMLLTHGFVNDGEGKKMSKSVGNVVAPQDIIKVYGADILRLWCASVDYREDVKISDNILKQMAEAYRRVRNTARYILGNSADFNPLTDAVAYEDLMEIDKWALNKLERLKRVVTESYEKYEFYNLFQEIHYFSGIDMSAFYLDIIKDRLYAEKADSKERRAAQTVMSEVLVTLTKMVAPILSFTAEEIWETLPESLKDSESVLLTDWYVNNDQYLNDELDTKWEEIVKLRKDVNKTLELARQGENKIIGNSLDAKVILSADNAELVKFLEDNKEILEEVFIVSQLVIANEKDDSFVKGEEQEALFVKVEHADGEKCERCWKYSTELGTNPEHPTVCPRCTTALAD
- a CDS encoding sensor histidine kinase; its protein translation is MKIRKDSLLIKIIFYNDIAIFLTSILIAIVVILTSFQDMEQRIEDTTKNKMNLLMGNYKSYFGEIRNDVYKEIGKYRISEGNQQIAEMLKYNLLKEDFRNYYNSVITIISSDGELLGEYGNRGNLGTLNEDNIHILLETSSKKEFEETGYYLASVDNKIYARVVIPYGNETTTYYLVVSIPINRDFLTSLTDGLELSSKDRVYFVTNSPDKEELQAKFFFSNRTYREILKKDYKNYYLNKKINGLSYYVGIYNLIGYNDSYLGSFILSLSKERLTEEKLMTSIYIGILVLLIMIISSTISSKVFRKLLMPLTQIADLADQISKGEKVEDIKVVGQGEIRSLSISFKEMIEKLNIAQEDLTIQNKELVRNIERIEAIDKLLMGMNIEQDTFKTIKKLVSGFTSEVGLGYSRAMYFRYSRENDYLIGEEISINRTLAEESKKGFKFQLKNLKELVLFTKVPINTENLLAKSFKEQKIIYKNDAGYKYDLGNDVLKAIGLKNFFIFPIHGAGKFSGVIVVDNYTKDIRINQEELELLNLLSMNFSIGINNKETILDTLESQRVTTIEKLATRFLRLRGEVVEKLLECVDSENPGEKIIEELTIIKPYLARIKEDNESLKAYSEEIEDTYERVCLDKIINETIIQYSKKFKSANISVSFFNATSGTVLGSKRKLQKVIKELIDNAYNALLNKESNRRIDIILSKRKINEKIELKIIDNGIGLSPKQLEEIYEPFISYSPQTLGLGLFFTHKIIKDHGGVIKHFSEEGSNTEVKITLNAYKEEV
- the lspA gene encoding signal peptidase II, giving the protein MLYIGIIFLLVFLDQISKYEVDTWLVEGQTFPIVGEFFHLTYVKNRGIAFGMFQGKLDIISILTVLVIIGLGFYFFKNRKKLSVIERLGYSFILGGAIGNIIDRIYRGFVIDMIDFRGIWVFVFNLADIWINIGVILIIIDSLLDSKRKKKD